GGAGCACCTCATGTCGCTGCGGGCCATGCCGGGCCTCGTCGTCATCAGGCCCGCCGACGCCAACGAGACGGCCCAGGCCTGGAGGCTGGCCGCCGAGCGGCGCGACGGTCCGACGGTGCTCGCCCTCACCCGCCAGGGCGTGCCGACCCTCGACGTGCCGGACGGCGCCGTCGCCCGCGGCGGCTACGTGATCGCGGAGGCGCGCGGCGGCGAGCCGCGGCTGGTCCTCATCGGCACGGGCTCCGAGGTGAGCCTCTGCCTGCGGGCCCGCGAGGCCCTGGAGGGCGAGGGCGTGCCCACCCGCGTCGTGAGCCTGCCCTCGTTCGAGCTGTTCGAGGCCCAGGACGCCGCCTACCGCGAGAGCGTGCTCCCGCGCGGGGTGCGGGCCCGCGTGACCGTCGAGGCCGGCGCGACGCTCGGCTGGGAGCGCTACGCCGGCGACCTGGGCGAGACGGTCGGCCTCGACGACTTCGGCGCCTCCGCGCCCGGCGACGAGGTCATGCGCCGGCTCGGCTTCACGGCAGAAGCGGTGGTCGCCGCAGCCAAGAGGTCTCTGGCGCGCCTATGATGCGGCGCTTCACCACACGACTGGAGGTCCGATGAGAACCACCGCCACGAAGCTCCTGCTGACGGTAGCGCTCGGCCTGGCCGGCGCCGCCGCGGCCGCCGACCTGCCCCGCTTCCTGCCCGCGGAGACCCTCTTCGCCGTGGGCGTCGAGGGCCTGTCCGAGCACGAGGCCAAGGCGCGGCCGTTCATCGAGGAGTGGGAGCGCCTGAACCTCACCGAGCTCCTCGAGACGGCCTTCGCCGAGGAGGTGGGCGAGGAGCCGACGGAGGTGCCCGAGCTGGGCGCCGGCCTCCTCGACCTGCTCGGCCGCGAGGCCTGGCTGGCCGTCTCGGCGTCGCAGTTCAACCCGCTGCCGGCCGTCACGGTGCTGGCGCTCGTCACGCCGGAGGGCATGGCGGCGGTGCAGGACCTGCTGGCGGAGGTCGAGACCGCGGGCGAGTCAGAGCAGATGACCGAGGGGGACGTGACCTTCACGGTCGTCACGCCGGCTGACGAGGAGGAGATCCCCACGCCCATCGCCTACGCCCTGTTCGACGACGTCGTCCTCGTCTCCACGAACCCCGACGTCGCGCGGGGCGTGCTGCGCCGCTACCAGGGCGCCTCCGAGCCGAACCTCGCCGAGAGCAGCGGCTACCTCGGCACGATCGGGGCGCTGCGCTCCGGCAACGCCTACACCTACCTCGACCTCGCCGCCGCGGTCGACGTCGCCGCGCCCTTCGCCGCCGGGATGGGCGTCGACGCCCTCGTCGAGCGCCTCGGCGCCGCGGCGGACACCGCGGGCGTGTACGGGAGCGTCACGACGATCACCGACGACGGCTTCCAGAGCCTCTCGGTGCGGGTGCTCGGCAGCGAGCAAGGCGACCCGCAGCTCTACGACCTGCTCTCCGGCGGCGGTCCCGTGAGCGACGACGCCCTGGCGTTCGTGCCCCCCACGGCGCTGGGCGTCTCCGTCGGCACCGCGAACCTGCCCGGCTGGTGGTCCTGGATAGGGGACGTCGTCGCCTCCGACCCCTCGCTCGGCATCACCGACCTCGACCAGATGGTCATGGACGCCGTCGGCCTCGACCCGCAGCGCGCGCTGTTCGGCTGGATGGGCGAGGAGTTCGCCGCGATCACCATGGGCTACGGCGCGGCCACGGCCATGCCCACCGACCTCACGAACCCGCTGGGCGAGTCCGTCTACCTCGTCGAGGCCACCGACGAGGCCGCCGCGTCCGCCGGGCTGAACGAGTTCTTCACGCTCGCCACCGGCTTCGCCTCCACGATGATGGACCCGATGGGCGAGGGCGGCATGGTCGCGCCGGCGCAGCGCGACGTCGGCGGGGTCGCCGTCACCGACTGGCAGCTCGCCGAGGGCTTCACGATCAGCGTCGCGGTCACGGACGGCTACGCGCTCATCGCCACCACGCCACAGGCCATGGACGCCGCGCTCGGCGCCCGCAACGGCGGCGCCACGCTCTCGGCGACCCTGTCGCCGCTGCGCGGCCGCGTGCCCGACGGGGTGACCTCGTTCACGCTCTCCGACGACCGCGCCGCGCTGGGGTTCGCCACGCAGACGCTCGTCGACCAGTTCGGGATGCTCAGCGGCATGGCCGGCGGCGACATCGACTTCGAGGCCGTGGAGGCGGCCAGCTCCGCCCTCTCCGAGTTCCTCGCGTTCGTCACCGAGAGGTTCAGCGGCTCGGTGTCTTACAGCACCGTCGACGGCGCGACGGTCACGAGCGAGGGCTACTCGTTCGTCGACTGGTGAGCTCGCGCCACAGGCGCGCCACCCGATCCTCTAGCTCGCCCAGGTCGCCCGCGTTGACCACCACGTGGTCCGCGCGGGCGACCTTCTCGTGGGCGGGCATCTGGGCGGCCTCGCGCCGCGCGACCTCCTCGGCGCTCAGCCCGGAGCGCGCGGCCAGCCGCCGCGCCCTCACCTCGGGCGGGGCGTCGACGACCACGACGACGTCGTAGTCGCCCTGCAGGCCCGCCTCGAAGAGCAGCGGCACGTCGTGAACGATCGCCGGAGGCGGCGCCGGCGAGCGCTCCAGCGCGGTCATCAGGTCGGCGGCGCGCCTCCTCACCCAGGGGTGGACGATGCCGTTGAGCCTGGCCAGCGCCTCCGGGTCGCCGAACACCCGCGCGGCCGTGGCCGCTCGGTCGAGCGTAGGACCTCCCGGCCCGGCCACCACCAGGTCCTCGCCCAGCTCGCGCGCGATGCCGGCGAGCACCTCGGGGTCCTCGGTCGCCTCGCGGGCCAGGGCGTCGGCATCGATGACCGCGGCCCCCAGACGAGACAGCAGCCGCGCTACCGTCGACTTGCCCGCGCCGATGCTGCCCGTGAGGCCCACCCGCACGGGCCGCGCCCCGCGGCGAGGACCCCCGCCCGCGCTCGCCGGGCCGGCGCTGCTCACCGGTTCCGCCATGGACGCATTCTCACCCGGCGGGCGCCGCTACGCTGGCGGCATGAGGCCGGCCCGCGCCCGCCGCGCCGTCCGTCCGCGCGACCTCGACCCCGGCGCGTTCGCGCCGTGGCCGGAGGGCGGCCTGCTCGTGGGCGGCGCCGTGCGCGACGCGCTGCTCGGCCAGGAACCGCGGGACCTCGACTGGCTGGTGCCCGACCCGCACGCGGCCTGCGAGGCCGCGGCAGCGGCCGTCGGCGGCTCCTGCTTCCCCCTCGACGAGGAGCGCGGCCACTGGCGCGCCGTGGCGCCGGGCGGCGCGGCCACCCACGACTTCGCGCCGCTGCGGGGCGATGTGGCCGAGGACCTGAGGCGGCGTGACCTCACCGTCAACGCCCTCGCCCTCGACCCGGACGGGCGCGTGCACGACCCGACCGGGGGCCTCGCCGACCTGCGTTCCGGCACCGTGAGGATGACGTCGGAGGCGGCGCTGCGCGCCGACACCGTGAGGCCGCTGCGGGCCGTGCGCTTCGCCGCGGGCCTGGGCTTCGCGCTCCACCCTTCCACGTCCGCGTCCGTGCGCGCGGCCGCCGACGACCTGCGGGCGGGGCGGCTGCCCGCCCCCGCCCCCGAGCGCGTGCGGGACGAGCTGACGGCGCTCCTCACCGGCCGGGACCCGGCGGGCGCGCTCGCCCTCGCCGACGAGCTCGGGCTCCTCGAGACGTTCCTGCCCGAGCTCACGGCCGGCCGCGGCGTCGACCAAGGACCGCTCCACCACCTCGACGTCCTGGGCCACTCGCTCGAGGCGCTGCGGGTGCTCGACGCCACGTTCCCCGAGGCGAGCCTGGCGGAGCGCCTGGCGACGCTGCTCCACGACGTCGGCAAGCCGGTCACGGCGGCCCCCGGACCGGCGGGCAGGCCCACCTTCCACGGCCACGACGCCGCGGGCGCCGACCTGGTGCGGGCGGCGCTGTCGCGCCTGCGCTTCGACGGCGCCACGGTGCGTCGGGCGGCCGAGCTGGTGAGGCGCCACATGCTCCCGCTGCCGGCGACGGAGCGCGCCGCCCGGCGCTTCGCTCACCGGCACCGCGCCCTGCTGCCCGACCTGCTGAGGGTGATGCTCGCCGACAGGGAGGCGGCCCGCGGCAGGGCCGCCAGCGCCCCCGCGCGCGTGCGCTACCGCCTGGCGATGAGCCGCGTGCTGGCCGCGCTCGAGGAGCAGCCGGAGGCGCCGCCGCTGCTCACCGGCGAGGACGTCATGGCGCTGCTCGGCATACCGCCCGGACCCCGCGTGGGCGAGGCGCTGCGGCTCGTGGCCGAGGCGAGGGCCGTGGGCGACGTGAAGGACCGCGAGGGCGCCGCGCGCCTGCTCAGGCGCTACGCGGACGCCCAGGGCTGGGACGGTTCGCGGGGCTGAGGCTGCGGGCCCGGGCTCGAGGGGGCGACGCCGGGCCGAGCGTGACGGGACGCGCCGCCGTGAGCGCCGCGGCTCAGTTCGTCGGCTGGCCGGAGACCTGCGCGACGAGGTTCGCCATCTCGATCGCCGCCACGGCAGCCTCGGCGCCCTTGTTGCCGGCCTTGCCGCCGGCCCTGTCGAGCGCCTGCTCCATGGTGTCGGTCGTGAGCACCCCGAACAGCACCGGCACGCCGGTGTCGAGCGAGGCGCGCAGGACGCCGCTGGTCACGGCCTGGCAGACGTGGTCGTAGTGCGAGGTCTCGCCGCGGACCACCGCGCCCAGGGCGACGACGGCCCCGTAGGCGCCGCTGGAGGCCAGGCGCTCGGCGACGAGCGGGATCTCGAACGCGCCCGGCACCCGGGCCACGTCGACGGCCTCCTCCGGCACGCCGTGGCGAGCGAAGGCGTCGAGGGCGCCGGCGAGGAGCCGCTCGGTGACGAGGGAGTTGAAGCGGCTCACGACCACCGCGAAGCGGCGGCCCGCCCCGGTGGCCTGGCCGACGAGCTCGGCCACGGCCTAGGGCAGCACGACGTCGAGCACGATGTCGTCCACGGCGGTGACGACGGCGTACTCGGGTCGCTCGGCGGGGAAGCGCACGGTGAAGACGTTCCAGCCCGGCTGGAGCTGCAGCTCGACGCCGCCGCCCGTGAGGGTGGCGGCCTTGTCGACGTAGAGCAGCGTGAAGAAGCCGAGCGGCTCCTCGAGCTGCGCGATGCCGACGTAGATCTTGTCCTGCACGCGGTCGAAGGCGCCGTTGCCGTTGTCGTCGACGTACATGTTGAAGCGGGCGACGGCGACGTTGACGTCGTCGGGCGTGACCCGGTACTCGTTCTGCAGTCCGGGCAGGATGACGGCGCCGCTGCGGAACGGCCGCATCTCGGCCGCGGGCACCTCGGGGGGCGTGATGCTGAAGTTCGCCAGGGTGGGCTCGACGCTGATCACCTCGTAGCCCCACACGTTGTCGGCGTCCACCACGTGCAGCGAGACGCGCGTTCCTGGCGCCAACGGCTCCTCGCTCTGGACGATGCCTGAGAAGGTGGCTGGGGACTGGGCCGCGGCCGTCGCGCACAGCGCCAGCAGCGCGGCTAGAAGGAGTCGTCTCATGGCGGTCTCCAAGTCAGGACAGGCTAACACGGGCCCTTCCCGTGCGGTTTTCGTGTTCCTCAGGGAACCTTCACGCTGCCGAGCCCTCCCAGACGGTCGGGCCCCGAGGTCCCGGCCGATGCTAGCAGACGGCCACGGCGCCGCGAATGTGGGGCCGGGAGCCCGCCTCACGCGCGGAGGACCCGGCGGCGTCGCCTCCCGCGCACGGTCGGCCCGGCGGCGTCCCGCCTCACGCGCCGTAGCCGTCCGGGTTGGCGCTGTGCCAGGCCCAGGCCGAGGCCACGATCTCCTCGAGGGACGTGCGCCGCGGACGCCAGCCCAGCTCGGCGGCGGCCTTCGCGGCGTCGGCGACCAGCACCGGCGGGTCGCCGGGACGGCGAGGCGCCTCGACCACGCGCAGGTCGGCGCCCGTGACCTCGCGGCACACCTCGACGACACGCCGCACCGAGAAGCCCTCGCCGTTGCCGAGGTTGTAGGCGGCGCCGCTGCCGGGGCGCAGCGCCTCGAGGGCGAGCACGTGGGCGGAGGCCAGGTCCTCGACGTGGACGTAGTCGCGCACCGCGGTGCCGTCGGCGGTGGGGTAGTCGGTCCCGAACACCCTCACCTCGTCCCTCCGCCCCAGCGCGGCCTGCAGCACCAGCGGGATGAGGTGGGTCTCCGGCCTGTGGTCCTCGCCGCGCCCCGCCGCGGCGCCGGCGGCGTTGAAGTAGCGCAGGGCCGCGTACCCGAGGCCCTGGGTCGCGGCGAGCCAGTGCAGCAGCCGCTCGATCGCCAGCTTCGTCTCGCCGTAGACGCTCTCCGGGCGCAGCTCCGCCGTCTCGGGGATCGGCACGGCGGCGGGCGTGCCGTAGACGGCCGCGGTCGAGGAGAGCACGAAGCGCCGCACGCCGGCCTCGGCGCAGGCCTCGAGCAGGGCGATGGCGCCGCCGACGTTGCGGCGGTAGTAGCGCAGCGGCTGCTGCATCGACTCGCCGACGAGCGAGAGCGCGGCGAAGTGCATGACGGCCTCGACGCCCTCCTCCCGCATGAGGCGGGCGACGGCGGCGGCGTCGGTCACGTCCTGGACGACGAGGCGCGCGCCTCCCGGCACCGCGGCGCGGTGGCCCGTCGAGAGGTCGTCGACGACGACGACGCCGTGGCCCGCGTCCAGGAGCGCCTGGGCCGTGACGCTGCCGATGTAGCCGGCGCCGCCGGTGACGAGCACGTTCATGGCTGGCGAGCCTACCGCCGCCCGAGCGCGCCTGGGAACCCCCACGGCCGGCGAGGTCGAGGCTCGTCCGCCGACCATGCGGGCCTGAAAACCTCGGGCCGGGCGTGGCATGCTTACGGGGTACGACGGGAGGAACGTCATGACTGTCCAGCAGAAGTCCGCCCCGGCCAGCACCCCGGCGGTGGAGGCGGGCCTCATCTTCTTCGACGGCGAGATGGTGCCGGCTCAGGAGGCGAAGGTCAGCGTCCTGACGCACGCCCTCCACTACGGCACCAGCGTCTTCGAGGGCATCAGGGCCTACGCCACCGACC
Above is a genomic segment from Trueperaceae bacterium containing:
- a CDS encoding DUF3352 domain-containing protein; its protein translation is MRTTATKLLLTVALGLAGAAAAADLPRFLPAETLFAVGVEGLSEHEAKARPFIEEWERLNLTELLETAFAEEVGEEPTEVPELGAGLLDLLGREAWLAVSASQFNPLPAVTVLALVTPEGMAAVQDLLAEVETAGESEQMTEGDVTFTVVTPADEEEIPTPIAYALFDDVVLVSTNPDVARGVLRRYQGASEPNLAESSGYLGTIGALRSGNAYTYLDLAAAVDVAAPFAAGMGVDALVERLGAAADTAGVYGSVTTITDDGFQSLSVRVLGSEQGDPQLYDLLSGGGPVSDDALAFVPPTALGVSVGTANLPGWWSWIGDVVASDPSLGITDLDQMVMDAVGLDPQRALFGWMGEEFAAITMGYGAATAMPTDLTNPLGESVYLVEATDEAAASAGLNEFFTLATGFASTMMDPMGEGGMVAPAQRDVGGVAVTDWQLAEGFTISVAVTDGYALIATTPQAMDAALGARNGGATLSATLSPLRGRVPDGVTSFTLSDDRAALGFATQTLVDQFGMLSGMAGGDIDFEAVEAASSALSEFLAFVTERFSGSVSYSTVDGATVTSEGYSFVDW
- the coaE gene encoding dephospho-CoA kinase (Dephospho-CoA kinase (CoaE) performs the final step in coenzyme A biosynthesis.), translated to MAEPVSSAGPASAGGGPRRGARPVRVGLTGSIGAGKSTVARLLSRLGAAVIDADALAREATEDPEVLAGIARELGEDLVVAGPGGPTLDRAATAARVFGDPEALARLNGIVHPWVRRRAADLMTALERSPAPPPAIVHDVPLLFEAGLQGDYDVVVVVDAPPEVRARRLAARSGLSAEEVARREAAQMPAHEKVARADHVVVNAGDLGELEDRVARLWRELTSRRTSSPRS
- a CDS encoding HD domain-containing protein, with amino-acid sequence MRPARARRAVRPRDLDPGAFAPWPEGGLLVGGAVRDALLGQEPRDLDWLVPDPHAACEAAAAAVGGSCFPLDEERGHWRAVAPGGAATHDFAPLRGDVAEDLRRRDLTVNALALDPDGRVHDPTGGLADLRSGTVRMTSEAALRADTVRPLRAVRFAAGLGFALHPSTSASVRAAADDLRAGRLPAPAPERVRDELTALLTGRDPAGALALADELGLLETFLPELTAGRGVDQGPLHHLDVLGHSLEALRVLDATFPEASLAERLATLLHDVGKPVTAAPGPAGRPTFHGHDAAGADLVRAALSRLRFDGATVRRAAELVRRHMLPLPATERAARRFAHRHRALLPDLLRVMLADREAARGRAASAPARVRYRLAMSRVLAALEEQPEAPPLLTGEDVMALLGIPPGPRVGEALRLVAEARAVGDVKDREGAARLLRRYADAQGWDGSRG
- the ribH gene encoding 6,7-dimethyl-8-ribityllumazine synthase yields the protein MAELVGQATGAGRRFAVVVSRFNSLVTERLLAGALDAFARHGVPEEAVDVARVPGAFEIPLVAERLASSGAYGAVVALGAVVRGETSHYDHVCQAVTSGVLRASLDTGVPVLFGVLTTDTMEQALDRAGGKAGNKGAEAAVAAIEMANLVAQVSGQPTN
- the galE gene encoding UDP-glucose 4-epimerase GalE: MNVLVTGGAGYIGSVTAQALLDAGHGVVVVDDLSTGHRAAVPGGARLVVQDVTDAAAVARLMREEGVEAVMHFAALSLVGESMQQPLRYYRRNVGGAIALLEACAEAGVRRFVLSSTAAVYGTPAAVPIPETAELRPESVYGETKLAIERLLHWLAATQGLGYAALRYFNAAGAAAGRGEDHRPETHLIPLVLQAALGRRDEVRVFGTDYPTADGTAVRDYVHVEDLASAHVLALEALRPGSGAAYNLGNGEGFSVRRVVEVCREVTGADLRVVEAPRRPGDPPVLVADAAKAAAELGWRPRRTSLEEIVASAWAWHSANPDGYGA